From Medicago truncatula cultivar Jemalong A17 chromosome 7, MtrunA17r5.0-ANR, whole genome shotgun sequence, a single genomic window includes:
- the LOC11415018 gene encoding protein sym-1 — protein sequence MLCTNPKPLLLSRSVTFSPQPPTPLQFPTTPPFNRFPPPFAQLRFRHSRLSALSGDGSGGTGGDGGSGGWNSGDNEADDGGGTWSFLSWYMALLAKYPVPVKALTSAILNLIGDLICQLVIDKVQTPDLKRTFLFSFLGLVLVGPTLHFWYLYLSQLVTLPGTSGAILRLVLDQFVFSPIFLGVFLSSLVTLEGRPSQAVPKLKQEWFSAVLANWQLWIPFQFLNFRFVPQQFQVLAANVVALVWNVILSFKAHKEVLPK from the exons atgttgtgcaCTAACCCAAAACCCCTTCTGTTATCCCGCTCCGTCACCTTTTCTCCTCAACCGCCCACCCCCCTTCAATTTCCAACAACACCCCCCTTTAACCGCTTTCCACCTCCCTTTGCTCAACTGCGCTTCCGTCATTCTCGTCTCTCTGCCCTCTCCGGTGATGGTTCCGGTGGTACTGGTGGTGACGGTGGCTCTGGAGGATGGAATTCCGGTGACAATGAAGCTGATGATGGAGGAGGAACATGGTCATTCTTGTCATG GTACATGGCTCTTCTTGCAAAATACCCTGTTCCCGTAAAGGCTTTAACATCTGCAATTCTTAACCTAATTGGAGATTTAATCTGCCAG CTTGTAATAGACAAAGTGCAGACACCAGATTTGAAGAGGACATTCCTCTTTTCGTTTCTCGGTCTCGTGCTAGTTGGTCCAACATTGCATTTCTG GTATTTGTATCTGAGTCAATTGGTTACACTTCCCGGAACATCAGGTGCAATTTTGCGGCTTGTACTTGATCAG TTCGTATTTTCTCCCATATTCCTTGGAGTTTTCTTATCTTCATTGGTGACACTAGAGGGAAGGCCATCACAAGCTGTGCCTAAGCTTAAGCAG GAGTGGTTTTCTGCTGTTCTAGCAAACTGGCAATTATGGATTCCTTTTCAATTTCTCAACTTTAGATTTGTTCCGCAACAATTTCAG GTCCTCGCTGCTAATGTTGTTGCTTTGGTGTGGAATGTTATTCTCTCATTTAAAGCACACAAAGAAGTTCTTCCAAAATAG
- the LOC11415019 gene encoding calmodulin-binding protein 25: MASSENLAASIESWMYRPAMTDTWLSDYISRDAETLTKALHKSLSSSSSPEDALSPFLNLIKTDSATTTTTTTPTVSSLSASDDSAPKRQRVAAGKISKRKSRASKRSQTTFITADPANFRQMVQQVTGVRFGSGSNVSMAPLVKPEPHRAVGVNGGGRFTTGGGCLPTLDTSAFLLQHHQQQQQTMVGPNSDGPEMTGLGPLSFGQPIGEDAAGYDFETFSSCFPTLESSWKVM; encoded by the coding sequence ATGGCATCATCAGAGAATTTAGCAGCTAGCATTGAATCATGGATGTACCGTCCAGCTATGACTGACACGTGGCTATCTGATTACATATCTCGTGATGCTGAAACCCTAACCAAAGCTCTACACAAAtcactctcttcttcttcttcaccggaaGACGCTCTTTCACCGTTTTTAAACCTTATCAAAACCGACTCCGCCACtacaaccaccaccaccactccGACAGTTTCCAGTCTCTCCGCATCTGATGATTCCGCTCCAAAACGTCAACGTGTTGCCGCTGGGAAAATCTCGAAGCGAAAATCACGTGCCTCGAAGCGGTCGCAGACGACTTTCATAACGGCGGACCCAGCGAATTTTCGGCAGATGGTGCAGCAGGTTACTGGTGTGAGATTTGGTTCAGGGTCAAATGTTTCAATGGCGCCGTTGGTGAAACCGGAGCCGCATAGGGCGGTGGGAGTTAACGGAGGAGGGAGGTTTACGACTGGTGGAGGGTGTTTACCGACGCTTGATACGTCAGCTTTTTTACTACAACACCACCAACAGCAGCAACAAACAATGGTGGGTCCTAATTCTGATGGGCCTGAAATGACTGGGCTGGGCCCACTCTCTTTCGGCCAGCCCATTGGTGAAGATGCTGCAGGTTATGATTTTGAAACTTTCTCGAGTTGTTTTCCCACTCTTGAATCTTCATGGAAAGTTATGTGA